In Bythopirellula goksoeyrii, a single window of DNA contains:
- a CDS encoding mandelate racemase/muconate lactonizing enzyme family protein, giving the protein MRITDVRTVLLTGPSTNDPYLREADETRSAAFIEIHSDANVIGLGETYAGYFCPEMVPVIVDFFKPILVDQDVEDIPELWARMYHCGNFWCRVGLGAIVLAGIEAALWDLKGKLLNLPVHQLLGAGCCHERLPYYATGGPSNYPLDKLAAKLDHYLSLGFCGIKLGAGSFQPHTGHVHSSEPDEAAHFESNKLDFVRRHVGDDVRIMLDGHMNEHPQPWTLETAKAVLSACEPYDLFFFEEPLPYSDPEAYGELCRSTSIQIAGGECLTSLIEWRPYLHAASFDIGQPDASFTAGLSETARVAQELENQGRHMATHSWGAGGSLMQNVHVAFSCPNTAIVEVAADYGPLHSELINDSLSSEGGFLLPPETPGLGVILTENTKLRFPFVPGSGAISSVPGKLREEDLKVRS; this is encoded by the coding sequence ATGAGAATTACCGATGTGCGAACGGTCCTCTTAACAGGGCCTTCAACAAACGACCCCTACCTGCGTGAAGCAGACGAAACTCGCAGCGCCGCATTTATCGAAATTCATTCCGACGCCAATGTTATTGGTCTAGGGGAAACTTATGCAGGCTATTTCTGTCCTGAAATGGTGCCGGTCATCGTCGATTTCTTTAAGCCCATTCTTGTAGACCAGGATGTCGAAGACATCCCGGAGTTGTGGGCCAGAATGTACCATTGCGGTAATTTCTGGTGTCGCGTGGGCTTAGGAGCGATCGTTCTAGCGGGGATCGAGGCAGCACTGTGGGATCTCAAGGGAAAGCTTCTCAACCTTCCGGTCCACCAACTCTTGGGCGCTGGTTGCTGCCACGAAAGATTGCCTTACTATGCCACAGGAGGCCCAAGCAACTACCCACTCGATAAGTTGGCTGCCAAGCTCGACCACTATCTGTCCCTCGGATTTTGCGGGATTAAGCTCGGCGCTGGATCCTTTCAGCCTCACACGGGACACGTTCATTCGAGCGAACCTGACGAAGCCGCCCACTTTGAATCCAACAAACTCGACTTTGTCCGCCGTCATGTGGGCGATGATGTAAGAATCATGCTCGACGGTCACATGAATGAGCATCCACAACCTTGGACTCTAGAAACTGCGAAAGCAGTCCTGTCTGCATGTGAACCTTACGATCTTTTCTTCTTCGAAGAACCTTTGCCTTATTCCGATCCCGAGGCTTACGGCGAGCTTTGTCGAAGCACCTCCATACAAATCGCCGGAGGGGAATGCCTGACCTCGCTGATCGAGTGGAGGCCCTACCTACACGCTGCTTCGTTTGACATCGGGCAACCCGATGCCTCTTTTACAGCGGGTTTGAGCGAGACAGCAAGGGTCGCCCAAGAATTGGAAAATCAAGGCCGCCACATGGCCACGCACTCCTGGGGGGCGGGGGGATCGCTCATGCAAAATGTGCATGTCGCTTTCAGTTGTCCGAACACGGCTATCGTGGAAGTCGCTGCCGATTACGGGCCCTTGCACAGCGAACTGATCAATGATTCGTTAAGTTCAGAAGGCGGATTCTTGTTACCTCCTGAAACACCTGGCCTGGGAGTTATCCTTACTGAAAACACTAAGCTACGATTCCCGTTCGTGCCCGGTAGTGGAGCGATCTCGAGCGTGCCCGGCAAGCTGCGTGAAGAAGACTTGAAGGTGCGGAGCTAA
- a CDS encoding DUF1559 domain-containing protein, whose product MKLIRKTNQFRAFTLVELLVVIAIIGVLVALLLPAIQAARESARRSTCLNHVKQMGLGLQNYVSTNQVFPPGTWDPPELEIAFPFSGYPWATLILPYLEQSNLYTLVDVSEPGYSWPTLRGPPDHIFALKQELQIYRCPSSGHSSIYNYAPGSGYDSNEIGILEYVGIAGSDRIGFPSGEGILYQDSKTGFNDIEDGSSHTLIVGEYSDLAPGQQFDDGGLQDNDTVWNMGHFFKEKIHNGSDTATYSVRTVAHLPNTAWYWPCVGCRPPLGNTTTRAALKSAHPGGVHVTMADGSAHFISETIDLTIFQNMADRADGGFATDGL is encoded by the coding sequence ATGAAACTCATCCGCAAGACTAATCAGTTTCGAGCGTTTACGTTGGTTGAACTCTTAGTGGTGATTGCCATCATTGGCGTACTCGTTGCGCTATTGCTGCCAGCAATCCAGGCGGCGCGAGAATCGGCACGACGTTCTACATGCCTCAACCATGTAAAGCAGATGGGCCTGGGGCTTCAGAACTATGTGTCGACAAACCAAGTGTTTCCTCCTGGGACCTGGGATCCTCCAGAATTGGAGATCGCCTTTCCGTTCTCAGGCTATCCATGGGCGACATTGATTTTGCCGTACTTGGAGCAGAGCAATCTCTATACTCTAGTTGACGTGTCAGAGCCTGGCTATTCTTGGCCAACTCTACGAGGCCCCCCCGATCATATTTTTGCCCTTAAGCAAGAGCTGCAGATATACCGCTGCCCTTCCTCGGGTCATTCCTCAATTTATAACTATGCCCCAGGGAGCGGGTATGACTCTAATGAAATTGGCATTCTGGAATATGTTGGCATAGCTGGCTCTGATCGTATTGGTTTCCCGTCGGGAGAAGGAATACTCTACCAAGATAGCAAGACAGGATTCAATGATATCGAGGACGGTAGCTCGCACACATTGATAGTTGGAGAATATTCGGATTTGGCGCCCGGGCAGCAATTTGATGACGGGGGTTTACAGGACAACGATACCGTTTGGAATATGGGGCACTTCTTTAAAGAAAAGATTCATAATGGTAGCGATACCGCGACCTACTCCGTGCGAACGGTCGCCCATCTGCCAAACACTGCTTGGTATTGGCCCTGTGTAGGATGTAGACCGCCTCTGGGAAATACGACGACGCGGGCTGCCTTGAAAAGTGCCCACCCAGGAGGAGTTCATGTGACAATGGCTGACGGCAGTGCGCATTTTATCTCTGAAACGATCGATCTCACCATTTTCCAAAACATGGCAGATCGTGCTGATGGCGGCTTTGCTACTGATGGTCTCTAA
- a CDS encoding SGNH/GDSL hydrolase family protein: MSFSVLAPLARIFAGFHIGVLFALTLITLLTQARAESSTGPEAEFIERALHPFWREDLQRESLFFIQPDSADQPGAALLFRPTEIISIENATRDTAFDPDTDYEFDKATNSFRLPAGSKIPYRTVDQMYPLMTSDAPKYRRLQGDTTRGVFFDNESGYHQLQVEVLYRCNPGQWKGPTPDYAGNILRNTLKKLKNKQPIQLELCGDSISAGYNASKFTKTSPGCPAYGELVALALAKHFGSSVEFTNLAVNGWNSSQGLEFLENNPAQGENADLVIIAFGMNDVLNQDAKAFKNNIQGIMDIYRTRTSDVEFILVSTMLGNVEWGMPMEQFSLYREALRELTGEGVVLVDITAFWEELLKHKSFYDLTGNGLNHPNDYGHLIYAQAVLSLLVDSRD, from the coding sequence ATGTCTTTTAGTGTTTTAGCCCCTCTTGCCCGCATTTTTGCAGGGTTTCACATAGGTGTTCTATTTGCTCTGACACTGATAACGCTTTTAACTCAGGCACGGGCTGAGTCTTCCACTGGTCCTGAAGCTGAATTCATCGAGCGGGCACTGCATCCATTCTGGCGAGAAGACCTCCAGAGAGAATCTCTGTTCTTCATTCAGCCCGATTCTGCGGATCAGCCTGGTGCCGCACTACTTTTTCGACCCACTGAAATCATTTCGATTGAAAATGCCACACGCGATACGGCCTTCGACCCTGACACAGATTACGAATTTGACAAGGCCACAAATTCCTTTCGATTACCTGCTGGTTCGAAAATACCCTATCGAACCGTAGATCAAATGTATCCTCTAATGACTTCCGACGCTCCTAAGTACCGTCGTCTGCAAGGCGATACAACCCGTGGTGTGTTTTTTGACAATGAATCTGGCTACCATCAACTGCAAGTCGAAGTTCTATATCGATGTAACCCTGGACAGTGGAAGGGGCCGACTCCAGATTACGCAGGAAATATCTTGCGGAACACCCTTAAGAAGCTGAAAAACAAGCAGCCCATCCAACTAGAACTTTGCGGCGACAGTATCTCTGCAGGATACAACGCTTCAAAGTTCACTAAGACGAGCCCGGGTTGTCCGGCTTATGGAGAATTGGTTGCGCTCGCGCTCGCCAAGCATTTCGGCAGCTCTGTAGAGTTTACCAACCTTGCAGTCAATGGATGGAATTCGAGTCAAGGACTTGAGTTTCTAGAAAACAACCCGGCGCAAGGCGAAAATGCTGATTTGGTCATCATTGCTTTTGGAATGAACGATGTCCTTAACCAAGATGCCAAAGCGTTCAAGAACAATATCCAAGGCATTATGGATATATATCGTACACGAACAAGCGATGTGGAATTCATCCTGGTATCAACCATGCTTGGGAATGTCGAATGGGGCATGCCTATGGAACAGTTTTCGCTTTATCGTGAAGCACTTCGCGAATTAACAGGAGAAGGAGTTGTCCTGGTAGATATTACAGCATTCTGGGAAGAGTTACTAAAACACAAGAGTTTCTATGATCTTACAGGAAACGGACTAAATCATCCCAATGACTATGGTCACCTGATCTACGCACAAGCTGTGCTCTCTCTATTGGTTGACTCCAGAGATTAG
- a CDS encoding PVC-type heme-binding CxxCH protein, which translates to MNTEAGDPVAATEALKGFDVPEGFEVSLFASEPHVQQPISITTDERGRLWIAENYTYAEAETNFDEQEYDRIVILEDTDNDGKFDQRKVYWDGAQKLTSVEVGHGGVWALCAPNLLFIPDRDKDDVPDGDPQVVLDGWDENVVRHNIVNGLKWGPDGWLYGRHGILATSLVGKPGDTPSQRKQINCGIWRYHPTSDQFEIVAHGTTNPWGFDYDDHGQMFFINTVIGHLWHVVPGAHYRRMFGGDLNPYTYELIEQCADHFHWDTGETWNEVQKGISYTTLEAGGGHAHSGLMIYLGDNWPESYRNSIYTLNFHGRRMNHDFLERKGAGYVGHHGEDLFLAKDPWFRGIDLIYGPDGGVFVTDWSDSGECHDQDGIHRTSGRIYKVTYGKPDPPAFKNLAELTDLELVELQLHKNDWYVRQSRRLLHERAASGKDMSLAVEALKKQFVEESDDTRQLRALWCLNLIDESNQDFLREQFTHPSEHVRLWAVRFLCEPPNVDAETLDQLVKMAKAEESGLVRLFLASTMQRLPAELRWPMAEALVTHGEDSDDSTLPLMIWYGVEGAVPANPERAVRLAEISRIPLVRRLIARRITSDLDSCTAAVNQLLQLTTSRDDTEFQLDLLKGMNQALQGRRQAPMPESWQETSQRLSAESADSVLDEVRKLGVVFGDGLAISELREIALNKEADVESRRSALRTLVAEGGEEVLAVLKLLLSDFALSNEAVRGFASYNDPEIPTLVLGRYEWLDPEGKALAIDTLTSRPAYAQTLLSAVTSGSLDREVISAYHARQLRSFEDESINTELETIWGSLRETSAEKKQQIEKLKSVLTPERMVQSDPSQGRQIFSKTCSACHILYGQGRSVGPDLTGSNRNNLSYLLENIVDPGASVSKDYKVSVIVLDDGRIVNGVVVLQTPHTITVRTQNEELVLDREEIEEILERDASLMPDGVLTQLDEEQICNLFAYLMSRSQIALPDDNNLGQ; encoded by the coding sequence TTGAATACGGAAGCGGGTGATCCGGTTGCAGCCACTGAAGCCTTAAAAGGCTTCGACGTCCCAGAAGGATTTGAAGTCTCTTTGTTTGCATCCGAGCCTCATGTTCAACAGCCAATCTCTATTACCACAGACGAACGGGGAAGACTCTGGATCGCAGAAAACTATACATATGCCGAGGCGGAGACAAACTTTGATGAGCAAGAGTATGATCGGATCGTCATCTTGGAAGACACTGACAATGATGGCAAATTTGATCAGAGAAAGGTGTATTGGGATGGCGCCCAAAAACTTACGAGTGTCGAAGTAGGACACGGTGGAGTTTGGGCCCTCTGTGCACCCAATCTATTGTTTATTCCGGATCGAGATAAGGACGACGTTCCCGATGGCGATCCGCAGGTTGTCTTAGATGGTTGGGATGAGAATGTCGTTCGACATAATATTGTGAACGGTCTCAAGTGGGGCCCAGATGGTTGGCTTTATGGACGGCATGGCATACTAGCAACGTCTCTAGTCGGAAAACCTGGTGACACACCTTCCCAACGCAAACAGATCAACTGTGGAATTTGGCGTTATCACCCTACAAGTGATCAATTTGAGATCGTAGCCCATGGAACAACGAATCCCTGGGGATTCGACTACGATGACCATGGACAAATGTTCTTTATCAATACAGTGATTGGCCATCTTTGGCATGTCGTACCAGGGGCGCACTATCGGCGCATGTTTGGGGGTGATCTGAATCCCTATACCTATGAGTTGATTGAACAATGTGCCGACCACTTTCATTGGGATACTGGCGAAACTTGGAACGAGGTTCAAAAAGGCATCAGCTATACAACTCTAGAAGCGGGAGGAGGCCATGCTCATAGTGGATTGATGATCTACTTAGGGGACAACTGGCCAGAATCGTATCGCAATTCGATTTACACACTCAATTTCCATGGTCGGCGCATGAATCACGACTTCTTGGAAAGGAAGGGCGCAGGGTACGTTGGCCATCATGGCGAAGACCTCTTTCTTGCCAAAGACCCTTGGTTCCGAGGAATTGACTTAATCTATGGTCCCGACGGGGGCGTCTTTGTAACAGACTGGTCAGATTCCGGTGAATGTCATGATCAGGATGGAATTCACAGGACTTCCGGGCGAATTTACAAAGTCACCTATGGAAAGCCGGATCCACCTGCTTTTAAGAATCTGGCAGAACTAACTGATCTTGAGCTTGTGGAGCTACAGCTCCACAAAAACGATTGGTATGTCCGGCAATCTCGGCGCCTTTTACACGAACGCGCCGCATCAGGAAAAGACATGTCGTTGGCGGTGGAGGCACTTAAAAAGCAGTTTGTTGAAGAGAGCGACGACACTCGCCAGTTAAGAGCACTTTGGTGCTTGAATCTTATTGATGAATCCAACCAGGACTTTTTGCGGGAGCAATTCACCCATCCCAGTGAGCATGTACGGCTCTGGGCTGTTCGCTTTTTATGTGAGCCACCTAATGTTGATGCCGAAACTCTCGATCAGCTTGTCAAAATGGCCAAAGCAGAAGAGTCTGGACTAGTAAGGTTGTTCTTGGCTTCAACAATGCAACGTTTGCCGGCCGAACTCAGATGGCCGATGGCAGAAGCACTCGTTACGCACGGAGAGGATTCCGATGACTCTACCTTGCCACTAATGATCTGGTATGGTGTTGAAGGAGCCGTTCCCGCTAATCCGGAAAGGGCCGTTCGGCTAGCCGAAATTAGCCGCATCCCACTTGTGCGTCGTTTGATTGCAAGACGAATCACGAGCGATTTGGACTCGTGCACCGCGGCAGTCAATCAATTGCTACAGCTAACAACTTCCCGAGACGACACTGAATTCCAATTAGATCTACTGAAAGGGATGAATCAGGCTTTACAAGGGAGAAGACAGGCCCCCATGCCGGAGTCTTGGCAAGAGACTTCCCAACGCCTGTCCGCCGAGTCGGCAGATTCCGTCCTGGATGAAGTGAGAAAATTGGGAGTTGTGTTTGGAGATGGACTGGCCATTTCAGAGTTACGGGAAATTGCACTCAACAAAGAAGCAGATGTTGAATCGAGACGCAGTGCGCTTCGAACCTTGGTGGCAGAAGGTGGCGAGGAGGTGCTCGCCGTCCTGAAACTACTACTCAGTGATTTCGCACTATCCAATGAAGCAGTGCGAGGGTTCGCCTCCTACAATGACCCGGAAATCCCAACACTCGTCTTGGGGCGATATGAATGGCTGGACCCCGAGGGGAAGGCGTTGGCTATCGACACATTGACTTCGCGCCCAGCCTATGCCCAGACACTCCTCAGTGCTGTAACATCCGGATCCTTAGACCGGGAAGTCATTAGTGCGTATCATGCGAGACAACTGCGAAGCTTTGAGGATGAGTCGATCAACACTGAACTGGAAACTATCTGGGGTTCATTACGAGAGACGTCCGCAGAAAAAAAGCAACAAATTGAAAAACTAAAGTCTGTCCTCACACCCGAAAGGATGGTTCAAAGCGATCCCTCACAAGGTCGACAGATATTCTCAAAGACCTGCAGCGCCTGCCACATCTTATACGGCCAGGGAAGATCGGTTGGCCCAGATCTGACCGGCTCAAACAGGAATAACTTAAGCTACCTATTGGAGAATATTGTCGACCCCGGTGCTTCTGTGAGCAAGGATTACAAAGTATCCGTGATTGTTCTGGATGACGGCAGAATCGTAAACGGAGTTGTCGTTTTGCAAACCCCTCATACGATTACGGTCAGAACTCAAAACGAAGAGCTTGTCTTGGACCGAGAAGAAATTGAAGAAATCCTAGAGCGAGATGCTTCACTCATGCCAGATGGTGTTCTTACTCAATTGGATGAGGAGCAGATTTGCAATTTGTTCGCTTACTTAATGAGTCGTTCCCAAATTGCATTACCCGACGACAATAATCTTGGCCAGTAG
- a CDS encoding FG-GAP repeat domain-containing protein yields the protein MQVFKSGIIGILLGLALVETSISKEGAYADIPSAAPEPSKTVKAGPVSFEEERLLHNYTYAYGIAAADFNGDGSLDLTSADAEPNCNLYLLLNDGSGGFKHSFIQKYALDEDQPTRMERHAIGDINRDGLLDIVIVDNMNWDIRWFENPGNEKIAWPWKLHRVSARMEVPGSYDVALADIDEDGDLDVAASSWRFGNRFDWFENVGAAGTGAEWKRHKVDLDIRETRTIDVADFNRDGMPDLLGSARVGNKILWYENSGQPKEEMWKKHIIDDKTVAPAHGQPVDLDGDGDLDVVMAFGIAAAVGNQSPESHQVSWYENVGTPGLGTDWKKHTIAPSFPQGFEAVAGDLDNDGDIDVVATGWSAEGRLAWFENTGDPRGEWNMHVIKPLWPMANTVIIADLDNDGLLDIAGSAEHGANEIRWWRNLGATKE from the coding sequence ATGCAAGTTTTTAAATCAGGAATTATTGGCATATTGCTAGGCTTGGCTCTCGTAGAGACCTCAATCTCGAAAGAAGGTGCTTATGCCGATATCCCCTCCGCTGCTCCTGAACCTTCAAAAACGGTGAAGGCAGGTCCCGTTTCCTTCGAAGAAGAGCGGCTTCTCCATAACTACACTTATGCCTATGGGATAGCAGCAGCTGATTTTAACGGCGATGGATCTCTAGATCTTACCAGCGCAGACGCCGAACCCAATTGCAACCTTTACTTACTACTAAACGATGGCAGCGGTGGCTTCAAGCATTCGTTCATCCAGAAATACGCTCTCGACGAAGATCAGCCAACACGTATGGAGCGGCACGCTATCGGAGACATTAATAGAGATGGCCTACTGGATATCGTCATTGTAGACAACATGAACTGGGATATCCGTTGGTTTGAGAACCCAGGCAATGAGAAAATAGCGTGGCCGTGGAAACTACACCGAGTTTCGGCTCGTATGGAAGTACCTGGTTCCTACGATGTAGCTCTGGCCGACATCGACGAGGATGGCGACCTTGACGTGGCGGCATCTAGTTGGCGTTTCGGCAATCGATTTGATTGGTTTGAGAATGTTGGCGCTGCAGGAACAGGAGCCGAATGGAAGCGCCACAAGGTCGATTTAGATATTCGCGAAACCCGAACGATTGATGTGGCCGATTTCAACCGAGATGGTATGCCGGACCTGCTCGGAAGTGCGCGAGTAGGAAATAAGATTCTCTGGTACGAGAACTCAGGTCAGCCAAAAGAAGAAATGTGGAAGAAACACATCATCGATGACAAGACGGTCGCGCCAGCACATGGGCAACCTGTTGATCTTGATGGCGATGGAGATCTCGATGTAGTCATGGCCTTTGGCATCGCTGCCGCAGTGGGCAATCAATCACCGGAGTCACATCAAGTCTCCTGGTACGAAAATGTTGGTACGCCGGGTTTGGGAACTGATTGGAAGAAACACACCATTGCTCCATCATTTCCTCAAGGGTTTGAAGCCGTCGCAGGAGATCTGGATAATGACGGCGATATCGATGTTGTTGCCACAGGTTGGAGTGCGGAGGGCAGACTGGCATGGTTTGAGAACACCGGAGATCCAAGAGGTGAATGGAATATGCATGTCATCAAGCCTCTGTGGCCCATGGCGAATACAGTTATTATTGCGGATCTCGATAATGATGGGCTCCTCGACATCGCTGGCAGCGCGGAGCATGGTGCCAATGAAATCAGGTGGTGGCGAAACCTAGGGGCTACGAAAGAGTAA
- a CDS encoding HpcH/HpaI aldolase family protein — MRSSTIKAKLARDESVLITQFHLNDPSVYEMASDMGFDGLWMDLEHHGHSLETASHLILASRVGDSDVIARPAKGEFMRMSRLLEAGAQGIMYPRCSNAEEAAEVVRWAKFAPLGTRGFDGAGPDASYAKHPMKEYIQHANNETLIIIQLEDQLALQEAPKIAAVEGIDALMLGPADYSILENIPGEFTHPKILNAMQQVSEAARSAGKQWGMPVFSDEHFHQLNNLGCRLYFSGADIIVLRNGLSLLLDRFAKLGVKSGAPKSSSD, encoded by the coding sequence ATGAGATCAAGCACGATCAAAGCCAAGCTGGCTCGAGATGAGTCCGTTTTAATTACTCAATTTCATCTGAACGACCCATCCGTCTATGAAATGGCCAGTGATATGGGCTTTGACGGCCTGTGGATGGATCTGGAACACCATGGTCACTCGCTCGAAACGGCAAGTCATTTAATACTTGCTTCAAGGGTGGGCGATTCCGACGTAATCGCTCGTCCTGCCAAGGGTGAGTTCATGAGGATGTCGCGACTACTTGAAGCGGGTGCTCAAGGAATTATGTACCCACGCTGTTCCAACGCAGAAGAAGCAGCTGAAGTCGTTCGATGGGCAAAATTTGCTCCTCTAGGAACAAGGGGGTTTGATGGAGCTGGACCTGACGCTTCTTACGCAAAACATCCGATGAAGGAGTATATTCAGCATGCCAACAACGAAACACTTATTATCATCCAATTGGAAGACCAACTGGCTTTACAAGAAGCGCCTAAGATCGCTGCCGTGGAAGGGATCGATGCCTTGATGCTGGGACCTGCTGATTATTCCATTCTTGAAAATATTCCCGGTGAATTTACCCATCCCAAAATCCTGAACGCAATGCAGCAAGTAAGTGAAGCAGCCCGAAGTGCTGGAAAGCAATGGGGAATGCCCGTTTTCAGCGATGAGCATTTTCATCAATTGAATAACCTGGGTTGCCGTCTCTATTTCAGCGGCGCAGATATTATTGTTCTTCGCAACGGCCTCTCCTTGCTGCTCGATCGATTTGCCAAGCTGGGCGTGAAGAGTGGAGCCCCGAAAAGCTCCTCTGATTAG
- a CDS encoding SDR family oxidoreductase, with product MKSTRKVEVDPTVQQLFDLTGKTALITGGTGFLGRSLASALAEAGARVIVCSTSQERAESLAHQLTDPNSIGHLGLALNHMNEAGIDQAINSLQDKVSHIDILVNNGHEANPKDWTTVNGEEFTRQLANATGYFLLARRIRNLAVEANKSASILLLGSMYGLVASYPDCYDEICPASPPGYHALKGGIIHLTRHLAVYWAQDQVRVNCISPGPFPSDLAPEKLKARLVERVPLKRIGQPSELKGAVVYLASDASSYVTGHNLVVDGGWTAW from the coding sequence ATGAAAAGTACTCGCAAAGTCGAGGTCGATCCGACTGTTCAACAGTTATTTGATTTGACAGGTAAAACTGCTTTGATAACCGGTGGAACTGGCTTTCTAGGTAGATCTCTCGCGAGTGCTTTGGCTGAAGCAGGAGCAAGGGTCATAGTCTGCTCTACCTCACAGGAGCGTGCAGAGTCCCTTGCGCATCAACTGACGGACCCTAACTCGATCGGACATCTCGGACTTGCGTTGAATCATATGAACGAAGCAGGTATCGATCAGGCCATTAATTCACTACAAGATAAGGTGTCTCACATCGACATTCTGGTCAACAATGGCCATGAAGCAAATCCCAAGGACTGGACCACAGTCAATGGAGAGGAGTTTACCCGCCAGCTGGCCAACGCAACTGGTTACTTTTTATTGGCACGCAGGATCCGCAATCTTGCTGTAGAAGCCAATAAATCGGCCAGTATCTTATTGCTTGGTTCTATGTATGGACTTGTTGCTTCCTACCCCGATTGTTACGACGAGATTTGCCCGGCCAGTCCTCCCGGATACCATGCACTCAAGGGGGGAATTATCCATCTCACACGCCACTTAGCTGTGTACTGGGCTCAGGATCAGGTTCGCGTCAACTGCATAAGCCCAGGGCCGTTTCCTTCAGACTTAGCGCCGGAGAAGCTGAAAGCGAGGCTGGTAGAACGCGTTCCTCTTAAGAGAATCGGTCAACCTAGCGAATTGAAAGGGGCGGTCGTCTATCTTGCAAGTGATGCAAGCAGCTATGTTACTGGGCACAACTTAGTGGTCGATGGAGGCTGGACTGCTTGGTAG
- a CDS encoding Gfo/Idh/MocA family protein has protein sequence MSDLVEVLIIGVGSIGERHLRCFQASNRARLSICETNSDLRERIAQQYGIHQSYSTLDEALTNPPEAAVIATPAQLHIPIAHRLAELGVHQLIEKPLSANLEGVAELCKVIEQKQIIASVAYVYRAHPAMQAMKEAIASDRFGKPLQLIAVSGAHFPTYRPAYRQTYYTNHATGGGAIQDAMTHVFNAGEWLVGPIERLVADAAHQKLEGVEVEDTVQVLARHGEVLANYCLNQHQAPTENTITVVCQNGTARFEMHNNRWSWMVEPGGVWQDIPSDVPERDTLFINQANKFLDAVAEHATPACTIQEGMHTLHCNLAALESLTHRNWQTVPVE, from the coding sequence ATGTCAGATTTGGTAGAAGTATTGATTATTGGAGTGGGATCCATTGGCGAACGCCATCTTCGTTGCTTTCAGGCAAGCAATCGAGCCCGCCTTTCAATTTGTGAAACCAATAGTGACTTAAGAGAACGCATCGCTCAGCAGTATGGTATTCATCAAAGTTATTCCACCTTAGATGAAGCACTAACAAATCCCCCAGAAGCTGCAGTTATTGCTACCCCCGCTCAACTACATATCCCGATAGCCCATCGCCTGGCAGAGTTGGGTGTTCACCAGTTAATTGAAAAACCGCTGAGTGCGAATTTGGAAGGTGTGGCCGAGTTATGCAAAGTAATAGAACAGAAGCAAATCATTGCCTCCGTGGCTTATGTTTATCGTGCACATCCAGCGATGCAGGCTATGAAGGAAGCTATTGCAAGTGATCGTTTTGGCAAACCTTTGCAGCTAATCGCAGTGAGCGGAGCACATTTTCCTACCTACCGTCCGGCTTACAGGCAAACCTACTATACGAATCACGCCACCGGTGGCGGAGCCATTCAAGATGCTATGACTCACGTCTTCAACGCAGGTGAATGGCTTGTCGGTCCTATCGAGCGACTAGTCGCTGATGCGGCTCATCAAAAACTTGAAGGAGTAGAAGTCGAGGATACAGTCCAGGTACTAGCACGCCATGGGGAAGTTCTTGCCAACTACTGCTTAAATCAACATCAAGCACCCACTGAGAACACAATAACCGTTGTTTGCCAGAACGGTACGGCACGATTCGAAATGCACAATAATCGCTGGAGTTGGATGGTTGAACCAGGGGGTGTTTGGCAGGACATTCCCAGCGATGTCCCAGAACGAGACACCTTGTTTATCAATCAAGCAAATAAGTTTCTCGATGCCGTAGCCGAACATGCCACGCCTGCATGTACTATACAAGAAGGTATGCATACTTTGCATTGCAACTTAGCGGCACTCGAATCTCTAACTCACAGAAACTGGCAGACTGTTCCCGTTGAATAG